A genomic window from Cupriavidus basilensis includes:
- a CDS encoding VTT domain-containing protein, which yields MLLHVDKYLGTVIQNYGAWVYAILFAIVFAETGLVVLPFLPGDSLLFIAGAFCATHAMNEWALVGLLLVAATGGNTVNYFVGSWVGPKVFDGHWRFLDQQALRKTHDFYERHGGKMLVMARFLPIVRTFAPFVAGVSQMTFAKFQLFNVIGAAAWVLGLVFAGYFFGNLPFIKQYLNLIVLAGIGAAVVPLVLGGLWKLVRGGKRRPS from the coding sequence ATGCTGCTGCACGTCGACAAATACCTTGGCACCGTCATCCAGAACTACGGTGCGTGGGTCTACGCCATCCTCTTTGCCATCGTGTTCGCTGAGACCGGGCTTGTGGTGCTGCCTTTTCTCCCGGGCGATTCCCTGTTGTTTATCGCCGGCGCCTTCTGCGCCACGCACGCCATGAATGAATGGGCGCTGGTCGGCCTGCTGCTGGTGGCGGCGACCGGTGGCAATACGGTCAACTACTTTGTCGGCAGCTGGGTCGGGCCGAAAGTGTTCGATGGCCATTGGCGCTTCCTGGACCAGCAGGCGCTGCGCAAGACGCACGATTTCTACGAGCGCCATGGCGGCAAGATGCTGGTGATGGCCCGTTTCCTGCCGATCGTGCGTACCTTCGCGCCGTTCGTGGCCGGCGTGTCGCAGATGACTTTCGCCAAGTTCCAGCTGTTCAACGTGATTGGCGCGGCGGCCTGGGTGCTGGGCCTGGTGTTTGCCGGCTACTTCTTCGGCAACCTGCCGTTCATCAAGCAGTACCTGAACCTGATCGTGCTGGCGGGCATCGGCGCGGCCGTGGTGCCGCTGGTGCTGGGTGGCCTGTGGAAGCTCGTGCGGGGCGGCAAGCGCCGTCCTTCCTGA
- the folK gene encoding 2-amino-4-hydroxy-6-hydroxymethyldihydropteridine diphosphokinase, whose amino-acid sequence MTLAFIGIGANLGDARQALKDAIVCLAQQVGITVLARSSLYRTAPVDAAGNDYYNAVVKVETSFTAAQLLRICHHIEDQFGRERPFRNAPRTLDLDLLVFGDEIHQGEKLVVPHPRLAERAFTLVPLLELDAELVIPGLGPAADYLAAVSAQRVEKVSFCKCTRQLDARSDS is encoded by the coding sequence ATGACACTTGCCTTTATCGGCATCGGAGCCAACCTGGGTGACGCCCGGCAGGCTCTGAAAGATGCCATCGTGTGCCTGGCCCAGCAGGTCGGCATCACGGTGCTGGCGAGATCGTCGCTCTATCGCACGGCCCCGGTCGATGCGGCGGGCAACGACTATTACAACGCGGTGGTCAAGGTAGAGACCTCGTTTACTGCCGCCCAGCTATTGCGCATCTGTCACCACATCGAGGATCAGTTCGGCCGCGAGCGGCCTTTCCGCAACGCGCCACGCACCCTCGACCTGGACCTGCTGGTCTTTGGCGACGAAATCCACCAGGGCGAAAAGCTGGTGGTGCCGCATCCACGCCTGGCAGAGCGCGCCTTCACGCTGGTGCCGCTGCTTGAGCTGGATGCCGAACTGGTTATCCCCGGCCTTGGCCCTGCGGCGGATTACCTGGCCGCGGTCAGCGCGCAGCGCGTCGAGAAGGTCTCCTTTTGCAAGTGCACGCGGCAACTGGACGCGCGCAGCGATTCCTGA
- the mutL gene encoding DNA mismatch repair endonuclease MutL codes for MPAQAPHPAQPLRPIRPLPDQLISQIAAGEVVERPASVVKELLENALDAGATQLNLRLEEGGVRRIVIADNGCGIPADELPVALKRHATSKIASLDELEAVLTLGFRGEALASIASVSELTLTSRTASDTHAMQVIADTGVVQPASGGVGTTVDVQHLYFNTPARRKFLKSEQTEFGHCLEMVRRAALARPDVAISVHHNGKPMEHWNAGDVATRTAQVLGTDFANARLPLDEEAGSLHLYGFAGLPTASRGRPDQQFFFVNGRYVRDKLLTHAVRSAYQDVLHGDRFPSYVLCMDLPPEMVDVNVHPSKIEVRFRESRSVHQFVYHAVQRCLARQAGEQGDSLHTSVDSNNPAAAEPIGGAGGFPGARSFGGGSGGSGGFAGSGRSGGMGGGMGGGASPRPWVDYTAAARQTELGVAQPRQAYLGMVRDAIQPGGGFSRGPSAYVPPDGPGTTPPAWLADAQAARENDPPGLLDQLARQELPEDEASPLGYAIAQLHGIYVLAQNARGLVLVDMHAAHERILYEQIKTALEARELAVQSLLIPVTLTASPVEIGTAEEHQETLTLLGFDIAQVSPTTLAIRAIPALLKQADTEALARDVLRDLQAFGGSRVLVERQNELLATLACHSAVRANRKLTLEEMNALLRQMEQTERADQCNHGRPTWVQLTVAELDRLFLRGQ; via the coding sequence ATGCCCGCCCAAGCCCCGCACCCCGCCCAGCCGCTCCGTCCCATCCGCCCCCTGCCCGACCAGCTGATCAGCCAGATCGCGGCCGGCGAGGTGGTGGAGCGCCCCGCCTCCGTGGTCAAGGAACTGCTAGAGAACGCGCTGGACGCCGGCGCCACCCAGCTCAACCTGCGCCTGGAGGAAGGTGGCGTGCGCCGCATCGTGATTGCCGACAACGGCTGCGGCATTCCCGCCGATGAACTGCCGGTCGCGCTCAAGCGCCACGCCACCAGCAAGATCGCCTCGCTGGACGAGCTTGAAGCGGTGCTGACGCTCGGCTTTCGCGGCGAAGCACTGGCCTCGATCGCCTCGGTATCCGAGCTGACCCTGACCAGCCGCACCGCCAGCGATACCCACGCGATGCAGGTGATCGCCGACACCGGCGTGGTACAGCCGGCATCCGGCGGCGTGGGCACCACCGTCGACGTGCAGCACCTTTACTTCAACACGCCAGCGCGCAGAAAGTTCCTGAAATCCGAACAAACCGAGTTTGGCCACTGCCTGGAGATGGTGCGGCGCGCGGCGCTGGCGCGCCCGGACGTGGCCATCTCGGTCCATCACAATGGCAAGCCGATGGAGCACTGGAACGCCGGCGACGTCGCCACGCGCACCGCCCAGGTGCTGGGCACCGACTTCGCCAACGCCCGGCTGCCGCTGGATGAAGAGGCCGGCAGCTTGCACCTGTATGGCTTTGCCGGGCTGCCCACCGCCTCGCGCGGGCGCCCGGACCAGCAGTTCTTCTTCGTCAACGGCCGCTATGTGCGTGACAAGCTGCTGACCCATGCCGTGCGCAGCGCTTACCAGGACGTGCTGCACGGGGACCGCTTCCCCTCCTACGTGCTGTGCATGGACCTGCCGCCCGAGATGGTGGACGTGAACGTGCACCCATCCAAGATCGAAGTGCGTTTCCGCGAATCGCGCTCGGTGCACCAGTTTGTCTACCACGCCGTGCAGCGTTGCCTGGCGCGGCAGGCCGGCGAGCAGGGCGACAGCCTGCATACGTCGGTCGACTCGAACAATCCGGCGGCGGCCGAGCCGATTGGCGGCGCCGGCGGATTCCCGGGTGCGCGAAGCTTTGGCGGCGGCTCCGGTGGTTCCGGTGGCTTCGCCGGATCCGGCAGAAGCGGCGGCATGGGTGGCGGCATGGGCGGCGGCGCCAGCCCGCGCCCATGGGTCGACTACACTGCCGCCGCACGGCAGACCGAGCTCGGCGTGGCCCAGCCCCGGCAGGCCTACCTCGGCATGGTGCGCGACGCGATCCAGCCGGGCGGCGGGTTTTCACGCGGCCCCTCCGCCTATGTCCCGCCGGACGGCCCGGGCACCACGCCCCCGGCCTGGCTGGCCGATGCGCAAGCCGCGCGCGAGAACGACCCGCCCGGCCTGCTGGACCAGTTGGCCCGCCAGGAACTTCCCGAAGACGAGGCCAGCCCGCTGGGCTATGCCATTGCGCAGCTGCACGGCATCTATGTGCTGGCGCAGAACGCGCGCGGCCTGGTGCTGGTGGATATGCACGCCGCCCACGAGCGCATCCTCTACGAGCAGATCAAGACCGCGCTCGAAGCGCGCGAGCTCGCGGTGCAATCGCTGCTGATCCCGGTCACGCTCACAGCCAGCCCGGTGGAAATCGGCACGGCCGAGGAGCACCAGGAAACCCTCACCCTGCTCGGCTTCGACATCGCGCAGGTCTCGCCCACCACCCTGGCAATCCGCGCGATTCCCGCGCTGCTCAAGCAGGCCGACACCGAAGCCCTGGCGCGCGACGTGCTGCGCGACCTGCAAGCCTTCGGCGGCTCGCGCGTGCTGGTTGAGCGCCAGAACGAACTGCTGGCCACGCTGGCTTGCCACAGCGCGGTGCGCGCCAACCGCAAGCTCACGCTGGAAGAAATGAACGCGCTGCTGCGCCAGATGGAGCAGACCGAGCGCGCCGACCAGTGCAACCACGGCCGGCCCACCTGGGTGCAGCTGACCGTGGCGGAACTCGATCGCCTGTTCCTGCGCGGGCAGTAA
- the miaA gene encoding tRNA (adenosine(37)-N6)-dimethylallyltransferase MiaA: MTTASPSGTAAPASGHAPVVCLLGPTASGKTAAALALAAQTPIEIISLDSALVYREMDIGTAKPSPTELTAVPHHLIDIIDPADSYSAAQFVTDAERLIVEIRARGREPLIVGGTMLYYKALTQGLNDLPQADPALRAELDALAAERGWPALHAMLGEVDPVTAARLAPNDAQRIQRALEIHRLSGHPMSALLARQADERTFAGAADLRYRVIALEPSDRAVLHARIATRYDAMLAGGFIEEVQRLRARGDLQPALPSIRCVGYRQVWEYLDGETDFDTMRERGLAATRQLCKRQLTWLRSTPEREVVDCLAPDYVAQVARLARIGQA, encoded by the coding sequence ATGACAACAGCCTCACCCAGCGGCACCGCCGCGCCCGCATCAGGCCACGCGCCGGTGGTCTGCCTGCTCGGCCCCACCGCCTCCGGCAAGACCGCCGCGGCACTGGCGCTGGCCGCGCAAACGCCGATCGAGATCATCAGCCTGGACTCGGCCCTGGTCTATCGCGAGATGGACATCGGCACCGCCAAACCCTCGCCCACCGAGCTGACCGCGGTGCCACACCACCTGATCGACATCATCGACCCGGCCGATAGCTACTCGGCTGCCCAGTTCGTCACCGACGCCGAGCGGCTGATCGTGGAGATCCGCGCGCGCGGTCGCGAACCGCTGATCGTCGGCGGCACCATGCTGTACTACAAGGCGCTGACGCAGGGCCTGAACGACCTCCCGCAAGCCGATCCGGCGCTGCGTGCCGAACTGGACGCGCTGGCCGCCGAGCGCGGCTGGCCGGCGCTGCACGCCATGCTGGGCGAGGTCGATCCGGTCACCGCGGCGCGCCTCGCGCCCAACGATGCCCAGCGCATCCAGCGCGCACTGGAGATCCACCGCCTGTCCGGCCATCCCATGTCGGCGCTGCTGGCGCGGCAGGCCGACGAGCGCACTTTTGCCGGCGCGGCCGACCTGCGCTACCGCGTGATCGCGCTGGAGCCGTCGGACCGCGCCGTGCTGCACGCGCGCATCGCCACCCGCTACGACGCCATGCTGGCTGGCGGCTTTATCGAGGAAGTGCAACGGCTGCGCGCGCGCGGCGACCTGCAGCCCGCGCTGCCCTCGATCCGCTGCGTCGGCTACCGGCAGGTGTGGGAATACCTCGACGGCGAGACCGATTTCGACACCATGCGCGAGCGCGGCCTGGCCGCCACCCGCCAGCTCTGCAAGCGCCAGCTGACCTGGCTGCGCAGCACGCCCGAGCGTGAGGTTGTGGACTGCCTGGCGCCGGACTACGTCGCGCAGGTGGCGCGGCTGGCGCGGATCGGGCAAGCGTAG
- the hda gene encoding DnaA regulatory inactivator Hda: MFQRPKQLSLELGSPPPSTFENFFVAVNREPVQRLRDLATAVAQERAADRLIYLWGEVGSGRTHLLHAVCDSGYQAGIRCRYLSPHHALSDFIFDPSCQLYTVDDVELLDEARQIAVFSLYNEVRAHVRTAIVVAGSQAPLAMPVREDLRTRLGWGLVYQLAPLSDEDKMAALVQAARERGLQLSPEIPHWLVTRKYRDMPSLMALLDALDTYSLERKRAVTLPLLREMFAELRE; this comes from the coding sequence ATGTTTCAGCGTCCCAAGCAGCTATCGCTTGAACTTGGCAGTCCGCCGCCCTCGACCTTCGAGAATTTTTTCGTTGCGGTCAACCGCGAGCCGGTGCAGCGCCTGCGCGACCTGGCCACGGCGGTGGCGCAGGAACGGGCCGCCGACCGCCTGATTTACCTGTGGGGCGAAGTGGGCTCGGGCCGCACCCACCTGCTGCATGCGGTCTGCGACAGCGGCTACCAGGCCGGCATCCGTTGCCGCTACCTGAGCCCGCATCACGCCTTGTCGGACTTCATCTTCGACCCGAGCTGCCAACTCTACACCGTGGACGATGTGGAGCTGCTCGACGAAGCGCGCCAGATCGCCGTGTTCTCGCTCTACAACGAGGTGCGGGCTCACGTGCGCACCGCCATCGTGGTGGCCGGCAGCCAGGCGCCGCTGGCCATGCCGGTGCGCGAGGACCTGCGCACGCGGCTGGGCTGGGGCCTGGTCTATCAGTTGGCACCGCTGTCGGACGAGGACAAGATGGCGGCGCTGGTGCAGGCCGCGCGCGAGCGCGGGCTGCAGCTTTCGCCGGAAATCCCGCACTGGCTGGTCACGCGCAAGTACCGCGACATGCCCAGCCTGATGGCGCTGCTGGACGCGCTGGACACCTATTCGCTGGAGCGCAAGCGTGCCGTCACGCTGCCCCTGCTGCGGGAAATGTTTGCCGAGTTACGCGAGTGA
- a CDS encoding HAD family hydrolase, protein MNLALFDLDHTLLPTDSDHEWGRFLVRLGVVDEEFYRRRNDEFFGHYKAGTLDIQAFLRFALAPLAANPRDRLEALRSQFMREVIDPVITPQARALVYKHLDAGDLCAVVTATNSFVTAPITAAFGIKHLIATEPATANGKPDGAFTGEVAGIPSFREGKIARVEAWLKSMGTQWDAFENTTFYSDSANDLPLLEKVSEPIAANPDDRLRHHAAASGWRIMDLF, encoded by the coding sequence ATGAATCTGGCATTGTTCGACCTCGACCACACCTTGCTCCCGACCGACAGCGACCACGAATGGGGCCGCTTCCTGGTGCGCCTGGGCGTTGTCGACGAGGAATTCTACCGCCGCAGGAACGACGAGTTCTTCGGCCATTACAAGGCTGGCACCCTGGATATCCAGGCTTTCCTGCGTTTCGCGCTAGCGCCGCTGGCGGCCAATCCGCGCGACCGCCTGGAAGCGTTGCGCAGCCAGTTCATGCGTGAAGTGATCGATCCGGTCATCACGCCGCAGGCGCGCGCACTGGTCTACAAGCACCTCGACGCCGGCGACCTGTGCGCCGTGGTCACCGCCACCAATAGTTTCGTCACCGCCCCGATCACGGCGGCCTTCGGCATCAAGCACCTGATCGCCACCGAGCCGGCCACCGCCAACGGCAAGCCCGACGGCGCCTTCACCGGCGAAGTGGCTGGCATTCCCAGCTTCCGCGAGGGCAAGATAGCCCGGGTGGAAGCCTGGCTAAAGAGCATGGGCACCCAATGGGATGCCTTCGAAAACACCACCTTCTACAGTGATTCGGCCAACGACCTGCCGCTGCTGGAGAAGGTCAGCGAGCCGATCGCCGCCAACCCGGACGATCGCCTGCGTCACCACGCCGCCGCGTCAGGCTGGCGCATCATGGACCTGTTCTGA
- the purM gene encoding phosphoribosylformylglycinamidine cyclo-ligase gives MSASPTSGQAGLSYRDAGVDIDAGDALVDRIKPFAKRTMREGVMAGIGGFGALFELSKKYKEPVLVSGTDGVGTKLKLAFQLNRHDTVGQDLVAMSVNDILVQGAEPLFFLDYFACGKLDVETAATVIKGIAHGCELSGCALIGGETAEMPSMYPDGEYDLAGFAVGAVEKSRIIDGTTIVPGDVVLGLASSGAHSNGYSLVRKIIEVAKPDLNGDFHGQRLQDAIMAPTRIYVKPLLSLIETLPVKGMAHITGGGLTENVPRVLAQNVTAVLQRDAWALPPLFQWLQTQGNVADDEMHRVFNCGIGMVVIVAKEDADRAIRHLQAAGEAVWQIGEIREREEGQAQTIVA, from the coding sequence ATGAGCGCATCCCCCACTTCCGGCCAGGCAGGCCTCTCCTACCGCGATGCCGGCGTCGATATCGACGCGGGCGACGCGCTCGTCGACCGCATCAAGCCGTTCGCCAAGCGCACCATGCGCGAAGGCGTGATGGCCGGCATCGGGGGCTTCGGCGCGCTGTTCGAACTGTCCAAGAAATACAAGGAACCTGTGCTGGTCTCCGGCACCGACGGGGTGGGCACCAAGCTCAAGCTGGCCTTCCAGCTGAACCGCCACGACACCGTGGGCCAGGACCTGGTTGCCATGAGCGTCAACGACATCCTGGTGCAGGGCGCCGAGCCGCTGTTCTTCCTCGACTACTTCGCCTGCGGCAAGCTCGACGTGGAAACCGCGGCGACCGTGATCAAAGGCATCGCCCACGGCTGTGAGCTGTCCGGCTGCGCGCTGATCGGTGGCGAAACCGCCGAAATGCCCAGCATGTACCCCGATGGCGAGTACGACCTGGCCGGCTTCGCGGTTGGCGCCGTGGAGAAGAGCCGCATCATCGACGGCACCACCATCGTGCCGGGCGACGTGGTGCTGGGCTTGGCTTCGTCGGGCGCGCACTCCAACGGCTACTCGCTGGTGCGCAAGATCATCGAAGTGGCCAAGCCGGACCTGAACGGCGACTTCCACGGCCAACGCCTGCAGGATGCCATCATGGCGCCCACCCGCATCTACGTGAAGCCGCTGCTGTCGCTGATCGAGACGCTGCCGGTCAAGGGCATGGCCCACATCACCGGCGGCGGCCTGACAGAGAACGTGCCGCGCGTGCTGGCGCAGAATGTGACCGCCGTGCTGCAGCGCGACGCCTGGGCCCTTCCGCCGCTGTTCCAGTGGCTGCAAACCCAGGGCAACGTCGCTGACGACGAAATGCACCGCGTGTTCAACTGCGGCATCGGCATGGTGGTGATCGTCGCCAAGGAAGACGCCGACCGCGCCATTCGCCATCTGCAAGCCGCTGGCGAAGCCGTGTGGCAGATCGGCGAGATCCGCGAGCGTGAAGAAGGCCAGGCACAGACCATCGTGGCCTGA
- the pcnB gene encoding polynucleotide adenylyltransferase PcnB translates to MIKKLINRLLGKPGTQQRPVKRRGQRAHTPNIVAHAEHQIDQSLISRNAIKVTSTLQQAGYEAFIVGGAVRDLLLGIKPKDFDVATNATPDQVQALFRRSRIIGRRFQIVHVTFYGGREQEIIEVSTFRALVDAVASETLPEGRRLKRSELDSKTHAIDASGRVLRDNVWGSQAEDAERRDFTINAMYYDPAQQLVYDYHQGMEDIRARTLRMIGDPVTRYREDPIRMLRVVRFAAKTGFTIDEDTRQPIADLASLIHNVPSARLFDEMLKLLMSGHAWASLQELRKAGLHRGLLPLLDVALEQPMGQRFVQLALDNTDQRVQVGKPVSPGFLFAALLWHHVLQRWTTLREQGEHAIAALNIAMDDVLERQTGQLAIQRRFVTDMRDIWGMQPRFEKRVGRMPFRLIESPRFRAGFDFLYLRCESGEQPAELAKWWQDFQDADSHGREDLIEAVRPVRGAGRQGGGGSGGAGDADGFEPAGDGDSGDSGGPARKKRRRRSPRKSDKVSPRSDMDASQESGSTADRKTGKVRVQPEES, encoded by the coding sequence GTGATCAAAAAGCTAATCAACCGGCTGCTAGGCAAGCCGGGCACCCAGCAGCGCCCCGTCAAACGCCGCGGCCAGCGCGCCCATACGCCGAATATCGTTGCGCATGCCGAGCACCAGATCGACCAGTCGCTGATCTCGCGCAACGCCATCAAGGTCACCTCCACGCTGCAGCAGGCAGGCTACGAGGCGTTTATCGTCGGCGGCGCGGTACGCGACCTGTTGCTGGGCATCAAGCCCAAGGACTTCGACGTCGCCACCAACGCCACGCCTGACCAGGTGCAGGCGCTGTTCCGCCGCTCGCGCATCATCGGCCGGCGCTTCCAGATCGTGCACGTGACGTTCTATGGCGGGCGCGAGCAGGAAATCATTGAGGTCTCCACCTTCCGCGCGCTGGTCGACGCGGTCGCCAGCGAGACCTTGCCCGAAGGGCGCCGCCTCAAGCGCTCCGAGCTCGACAGCAAGACCCACGCGATCGATGCCTCTGGCCGCGTGCTGCGTGACAACGTGTGGGGCTCGCAGGCCGAAGACGCGGAACGCCGCGACTTCACCATCAACGCGATGTACTACGACCCCGCCCAGCAACTGGTGTACGACTACCACCAGGGCATGGAGGACATCCGCGCGCGCACGCTGCGCATGATCGGCGATCCGGTCACACGCTACCGCGAAGACCCTATCCGCATGCTGCGCGTGGTGCGCTTCGCCGCCAAGACCGGGTTCACGATCGACGAGGACACCCGCCAGCCGATCGCCGACCTGGCCTCGCTGATCCACAATGTGCCCAGCGCGCGCCTGTTCGACGAGATGCTCAAGCTGCTGATGTCGGGCCATGCCTGGGCGTCGCTGCAGGAGCTGCGCAAGGCCGGCCTGCACCGGGGCCTGCTGCCACTGCTGGATGTCGCGCTGGAGCAGCCGATGGGCCAGCGCTTCGTGCAACTAGCGCTGGACAACACGGACCAGCGCGTGCAGGTTGGCAAACCGGTCTCGCCGGGCTTCCTGTTTGCCGCGCTGCTATGGCACCACGTGCTGCAGCGCTGGACCACGCTGCGCGAGCAAGGCGAACATGCCATCGCCGCGCTCAATATCGCCATGGACGACGTGCTGGAGCGCCAGACCGGCCAGCTCGCCATCCAGCGCCGCTTTGTCACCGACATGCGGGACATCTGGGGCATGCAGCCGCGCTTCGAGAAGCGCGTGGGCCGCATGCCGTTCCGCCTGATCGAATCGCCGCGCTTTCGCGCCGGCTTCGATTTCCTCTACCTGCGCTGCGAATCCGGCGAGCAACCGGCCGAACTGGCGAAATGGTGGCAAGACTTCCAGGATGCCGATAGCCACGGCCGCGAGGACCTGATCGAGGCCGTGCGCCCGGTGCGCGGCGCCGGCAGGCAAGGCGGTGGCGGCAGCGGCGGCGCGGGCGATGCCGACGGCTTTGAGCCCGCCGGAGATGGCGACAGCGGCGATAGCGGCGGCCCGGCACGCAAGAAGCGCCGTCGGCGCAGTCCGCGGAAATCGGATAAAGTTTCTCCGCGGAGTGATATGGACGCGAGCCAGGAATCCGGCTCCACTGCAGACCGGAAAACCGGCAAGGTACGCGTCCAGCCGGAGGAATCGTAA
- a CDS encoding SirB1 family protein has product MTTTKVLEYFASLVADENGIPLTETVLSIAQDAYPDLDLQAELAALDMLAVRLKRRVAEGTPAIQRMRLLNHFFYRDLGFGANANDYYDPDNSYLNVVLKQRRGIPISLAVLYMELGQHIGLPLKGVSFPNHFLVRMSIPAGEVVVDPLTGETLSKEQLQDMLDPHLEREGIADPNEVPLGLFLQVASHREIVARMLRNLKSIYLQESRWQRLLAVQNRLVILLPGSIEEVRDRGLAYANLECFRPALADLEAYVMARPDAADTTQIRDRMPALRMMSRSVS; this is encoded by the coding sequence ATGACAACCACGAAAGTCCTGGAATACTTTGCCAGTCTCGTGGCAGACGAGAACGGTATCCCGCTGACAGAGACCGTGCTCTCGATCGCCCAGGATGCCTATCCGGACCTGGACCTGCAGGCCGAGCTCGCAGCGCTCGACATGCTCGCGGTACGCCTGAAACGCCGCGTCGCCGAAGGTACGCCGGCCATTCAGCGCATGCGTCTGCTCAATCATTTCTTCTACCGCGACCTGGGCTTCGGCGCCAACGCGAACGATTACTACGACCCCGACAACTCATACCTGAACGTCGTGCTCAAGCAGCGGCGCGGCATCCCGATTTCGCTGGCGGTACTCTATATGGAACTGGGCCAGCACATTGGGCTGCCGCTCAAGGGCGTGTCCTTCCCCAACCATTTCCTGGTGCGGATGTCGATTCCGGCCGGCGAGGTGGTGGTGGACCCGCTCACCGGCGAGACCTTGTCAAAGGAACAGTTGCAGGACATGCTCGATCCGCACCTGGAGCGCGAGGGCATCGCGGATCCCAACGAGGTGCCGCTGGGCCTGTTCCTGCAGGTGGCCAGCCACCGCGAGATCGTGGCGCGCATGCTGCGCAATCTCAAGTCGATTTATCTGCAGGAGTCGCGCTGGCAGCGATTGCTGGCGGTGCAGAACCGCCTGGTGATCCTGCTGCCCGGCTCGATCGAGGAGGTGCGCGACCGCGGGCTGGCGTATGCCAACCTGGAGTGCTTCCGCCCGGCGCTGGCCGACCTGGAAGCCTATGTGATGGCGCGCCCGGATGCGGCCGACACCACGCAGATCCGCGACCGCATGCCGGCGCTGCGCATGATGAGCCGCAGCGTAAGCTGA
- a CDS encoding GNAT family N-acetyltransferase — translation MPATDFVLRPATSDDCETLLALITGLAEYEKLTHLVEATPEKLREALFGPRPHAEAVLVEVPGTQGPQAVGFALFFHNFSTFLAKPGLYLEDLYVDPAWRGHGLGKVLLKHLAALAVERGCGRFEWSVLDWNTPSIDFYRAMGADVMPDWRICRVTGDALAKLGATE, via the coding sequence ATGCCTGCCACCGATTTCGTACTGCGCCCCGCCACTTCCGACGATTGCGAAACCTTGCTCGCGCTGATCACGGGACTGGCCGAATACGAGAAACTCACCCACCTGGTCGAAGCCACGCCGGAAAAACTGCGCGAGGCGCTGTTTGGCCCGCGCCCGCATGCCGAGGCTGTGCTGGTGGAAGTCCCCGGCACCCAGGGCCCGCAGGCCGTCGGGTTCGCCTTGTTCTTCCACAATTTCTCGACCTTCCTGGCCAAGCCCGGGCTGTATCTGGAAGATCTCTATGTCGACCCCGCCTGGCGCGGCCATGGGCTGGGCAAGGTCCTGCTCAAGCATCTTGCGGCGCTGGCGGTGGAGCGCGGCTGCGGCCGCTTCGAATGGAGCGTGCTGGACTGGAACACGCCTTCCATTGATTTCTACCGGGCAATGGGTGCGGACGTGATGCCGGACTGGCGCATTTGCCGGGTGACCGGGGACGCGCTGGCGAAGCTGGGCGCGACGGAGTAA